Proteins from a genomic interval of Sphingomonas sp. Y38-1Y:
- a CDS encoding arabinofuranosidase catalytic domain-containing protein, translating to MIGLSALALVMALDGERARAAASSNQRAKPAPCDIYAAGGTPCVTAHSTTRRLLSRYEGPLYQVKRQSDGRLIDIGLERSPDTGFVDAATQDRFCAETLCYITMIYDQSGRGNHLFQAPPGPLYPGPEKGAFNALPIADMAPITIGGGRKAYGVYIMPGMGFRNNNARDLPIDDEPAGIHVVVDGTHYSSGCCFNYGNASTNGLAVGTGTMESVYFGTSSGWGSGAGKGPWIMSDMEAGLFSGYEAGVNAANPSIDWRFVTGMFGGGGRNFWNLRGGDAQAGALRTFYEGARPGSRENDAYFPMHKKGAIQMGNGGDNGNGSAGTFYEGVMTAGHPSARVAEAVQANIVAAGYDLPILAQSRLTGFTPGGTAELTVTFHNSTRDTARDVDLTVAGPSGWVATPASDVRFGTVPPGGTVQGRFRIASPAGASAGYLTARAGWSDASGARTDTSAQRVRSAEAVKINEVRFATGGNATDQFVELYNASDRAVDISGWKLVNTRTFFAPLPLATIPARTLLAPGRHYLLGLAASGLVAPVEAGSRAVEVRSAAGFAPGQSIEIGGERRRIAQVGREASEPTTIFIPVSTGPRLVVPAGSTNLPVMNTAGFTVGDRMGIDAGGNHEVVTVTAVGKAGTQTVLSVPAKKGDTIVKVEDVSNLTVGDTLSVGSGQRLEWVKVAAIGTAGAAGTGVTLAAPLRFDNMVGVDVAGRGAGISFTPATRHAHGSEDAVQALGSGLTLDRPLARRHDPGTPIVNPRVRTAGYQGPAPQQWFGGELSIRGGSIALTDPSGQVQVDAIVYGSQQSNSSASGVVTTPAVALLEGDQHQGGCIAVIPGAGSGPSASATARAAAAPGSPNRSIGRYPDGADTDNLCRDFMTQPATTAPQGAAAGATTIGVASVADFVPGQSITIGTGAAAERAIVADVGSSGATTIRSPVEQGGSVVEVTDATGFRKGQAITISQGADAEEVVVAASQNGRAGARITLTRPLARAYAVGTAVAGSGIKLRAPLKRAHPTGVPVTAELPTPGAPNAYKPKPAQNP from the coding sequence ATGATCGGACTGTCGGCGTTGGCACTGGTCATGGCGCTGGACGGGGAGCGCGCGCGAGCGGCAGCGTCGTCCAATCAGCGTGCCAAGCCTGCACCGTGCGATATCTATGCCGCCGGCGGGACACCATGCGTCACGGCGCACAGCACGACGCGCCGGTTGCTTTCGCGGTATGAGGGGCCGCTCTATCAGGTGAAGCGGCAATCCGATGGCCGTCTGATCGACATCGGCCTTGAGCGATCCCCCGACACGGGCTTCGTCGATGCGGCCACGCAAGACCGCTTCTGTGCCGAGACGCTCTGCTACATCACGATGATCTACGATCAGTCGGGGCGGGGGAACCACCTGTTCCAGGCGCCGCCGGGGCCCCTCTATCCCGGACCCGAAAAGGGCGCGTTCAACGCGTTGCCGATCGCCGACATGGCGCCGATCACCATCGGCGGCGGGCGCAAGGCCTACGGCGTTTACATCATGCCGGGCATGGGCTTCCGGAACAACAACGCGCGGGATCTGCCGATCGACGACGAGCCTGCCGGGATTCATGTCGTCGTCGACGGCACGCATTACAGCAGCGGTTGCTGCTTCAACTATGGCAACGCGTCGACCAACGGCCTCGCGGTCGGCACCGGCACGATGGAGAGCGTCTATTTCGGCACCTCCAGCGGCTGGGGAAGCGGCGCGGGCAAGGGGCCGTGGATCATGTCCGACATGGAGGCGGGCCTCTTCTCCGGATACGAGGCGGGCGTGAACGCGGCCAACCCGTCGATCGATTGGCGGTTCGTGACGGGCATGTTCGGCGGGGGTGGCCGCAATTTCTGGAACCTGCGCGGCGGCGATGCGCAGGCGGGGGCGCTCCGGACCTTCTACGAAGGCGCACGCCCCGGTTCGCGGGAGAACGACGCCTATTTCCCGATGCACAAGAAGGGTGCGATCCAGATGGGAAATGGCGGCGACAACGGGAACGGGTCGGCCGGCACCTTCTATGAAGGCGTAATGACGGCCGGGCATCCCAGCGCCCGGGTGGCCGAAGCCGTCCAGGCGAACATCGTCGCGGCCGGGTACGACCTGCCGATCCTGGCGCAATCGCGGCTGACCGGCTTTACGCCGGGCGGGACGGCAGAGCTGACGGTCACCTTCCACAACAGCACGCGCGACACCGCGCGCGACGTGGATCTGACGGTGGCGGGTCCGTCGGGATGGGTCGCCACGCCGGCGAGCGATGTTCGCTTCGGCACCGTGCCGCCGGGCGGCACGGTGCAAGGCCGGTTCCGGATCGCATCCCCGGCGGGCGCCAGCGCCGGCTATCTGACCGCACGGGCGGGGTGGAGCGATGCGTCGGGCGCGCGAACCGACACCAGCGCGCAGCGGGTGCGCAGCGCCGAAGCGGTCAAGATCAACGAAGTCCGCTTTGCCACCGGCGGGAACGCGACCGATCAGTTCGTCGAGCTCTACAACGCCTCGGACCGGGCGGTCGACATTTCGGGCTGGAAGCTCGTCAACACGCGCACGTTCTTCGCGCCGCTGCCGCTCGCGACGATCCCGGCGCGGACGCTGCTGGCGCCCGGCAGACACTATCTGCTCGGCCTCGCGGCGTCGGGTCTGGTGGCGCCGGTGGAGGCGGGATCACGCGCGGTCGAGGTGCGGAGCGCAGCGGGCTTCGCACCCGGCCAGTCGATCGAGATCGGCGGCGAGCGTCGCCGCATCGCGCAGGTCGGGCGCGAGGCGAGCGAGCCCACGACGATCTTCATTCCGGTTTCGACCGGCCCGCGCCTGGTCGTGCCGGCCGGATCGACCAATCTGCCGGTGATGAACACCGCCGGCTTCACGGTCGGCGACCGGATGGGCATCGACGCCGGCGGCAATCACGAGGTCGTGACCGTCACCGCCGTCGGCAAGGCCGGCACGCAGACCGTTCTGTCGGTCCCGGCCAAAAAGGGCGACACGATCGTCAAGGTCGAGGACGTTTCCAACCTGACGGTCGGCGATACGCTGTCCGTGGGGTCCGGCCAGCGGCTGGAATGGGTGAAGGTCGCCGCGATCGGAACGGCAGGCGCCGCCGGCACCGGGGTGACGCTTGCCGCACCGCTCCGCTTCGACAACATGGTCGGCGTTGATGTCGCCGGTCGCGGCGCCGGCATCAGCTTCACGCCCGCAACCCGCCATGCGCATGGCAGCGAGGACGCGGTGCAGGCGCTGGGGAGCGGCCTGACGCTCGACCGGCCGCTCGCGCGCCGCCATGATCCGGGCACGCCGATCGTCAACCCGCGCGTGCGCACGGCGGGCTATCAAGGACCGGCGCCGCAGCAATGGTTCGGCGGCGAGCTATCGATCCGCGGCGGCTCGATCGCGCTCACCGATCCAAGCGGTCAGGTACAGGTCGACGCGATCGTGTACGGATCGCAGCAGAGCAATTCGAGCGCCAGCGGCGTCGTCACCACGCCCGCGGTCGCGCTGCTGGAAGGCGACCAGCATCAGGGCGGCTGCATCGCGGTTATCCCCGGCGCGGGCTCCGGCCCGAGCGCGTCCGCAACCGCGCGCGCGGCGGCGGCACCGGGCAGCCCGAACCGCAGCATCGGCCGTTATCCCGACGGTGCCGACACCGACAACCTCTGCCGTGACTTCATGACCCAGCCAGCGACGACGGCGCCCCAGGGTGCGGCGGCCGGCGCCACCACGATCGGCGTGGCGAGCGTGGCCGACTTCGTGCCCGGCCAGTCGATCACGATCGGCACGGGCGCCGCCGCCGAGCGCGCGATCGTGGCGGATGTCGGGTCGTCGGGTGCGACGACGATCCGCAGCCCGGTCGAGCAGGGCGGCAGCGTCGTCGAGGTGACGGACGCGACCGGCTTTCGCAAGGGCCAGGCGATCACCATCAGTCAGGGCGCGGATGCGGAGGAGGTCGTCGTCGCGGCCAGCCAGAATGGACGTGCCGGCGCACGCATCACGCTGACCCGGCCGCTGGCCCGCGCCTATGCGGTCGGCACCGCGGTTGCCGGGAGCGGGATCAAGCTGCGCGCGCCACTTAAGCGAGCGCATCCGACCGGCGTGCCGGTCACGGCGGAACTGCCGACGCCGGGGGCGCCGAACGCGTACAAGCCGAAGCCCGCCCAGAACCCCTAA
- a CDS encoding FadR/GntR family transcriptional regulator, whose amino-acid sequence MTVEEDERVTGEQGGKLYRRIVDTIRADIAAGIYVPGARLPAERDLTERFGVSRPTIREAMIALEMLGLVEARKGSGVFVLDSNVAAAASNEAELDIGAFEIIEARRLLEGEVAAVAATEIDEEHLAELRSLMVEMETADTAAAEVADRRFHIAIAEATGNAVIIAAVTDFWDMRFRSPLAREVLRKAGSLGTQSRLDEHGRILRALEARSPAEARAAMRDHLNRVITHLLDVTETEAVERARAETAQRRRALARRAV is encoded by the coding sequence GTGACGGTCGAAGAGGATGAGCGGGTGACGGGGGAACAGGGCGGAAAGCTCTATCGCAGGATCGTCGACACGATCAGGGCCGACATCGCCGCCGGCATCTATGTGCCCGGCGCGCGGCTTCCGGCCGAACGCGACCTGACCGAACGCTTCGGCGTCAGCCGCCCGACCATCCGCGAGGCGATGATCGCGCTCGAGATGCTGGGCCTGGTCGAGGCGCGCAAGGGATCGGGCGTGTTCGTCCTCGACTCGAACGTCGCCGCCGCCGCCTCCAACGAGGCCGAACTCGACATCGGCGCATTCGAGATCATTGAGGCACGGCGCCTGCTCGAAGGCGAGGTCGCTGCCGTCGCCGCGACCGAGATCGACGAGGAGCATCTCGCCGAATTGCGGTCGCTGATGGTGGAGATGGAGACCGCGGACACCGCCGCCGCAGAGGTCGCCGACCGCCGCTTTCACATCGCCATCGCCGAGGCGACGGGCAACGCGGTCATCATCGCCGCGGTGACCGATTTCTGGGACATGCGCTTCCGCTCGCCACTGGCGCGAGAGGTGCTGCGCAAGGCCGGCAGCCTGGGAACGCAGAGTCGGCTGGACGAGCATGGCCGCATCCTTCGCGCGCTCGAAGCGCGGTCTCCGGCGGAGGCGCGCGCGGCGATGCGCGACCACCTCAATCGTGTCATCACGCACCTTCTCGACGTCACCGAAACCGAAGCGGTCGAGCGCGCCCGCGCCGAAACCGCCCAGCGACGCCGGGCCCTCGCACGACGCGCCGTGTAA
- a CDS encoding DUF1080 domain-containing protein, translating to MRLAALSIVAACTLAAPAAAQAPWRDVTPKAGLAGWSITGGNAPYRVENGELIGRAAPKTPNSWLVSDQQYGDFIVEFEAKTDPTLNSGMMIRGQRRPDYRNGVVHGYQAEIDPSKRGWSGGLYDEQRRQWLYTLGRNDAARAAFKPGDWNRYRVEAIGNRIRTWVNGVPATDLVDDTDARGFIALQVHSVSDEVAARNPEVRFRKIRVITDRPARHALPETKLEQIGWLTNRLSPGEQRTGWKLLWDGRTTAGWRSAKGPTFPAKGWAIRDGILSVEPSGGGESTNGGDIITTRDYRNFELSVDFRLTPGANSGIKYFVDPNLLKGEGSAIGLEYQLLDDARHPDAKMGRDGNRTLGSLYDLITARNLSDPDSPGKRINPPGEWNRALLIVRGNHVEHWLNGFKVVEYERGSPEFRRLVAMSKYAKWPRFGEWESGPILLQDHGDRVDFRSIKLRER from the coding sequence ATGCGCCTGGCCGCCCTTTCCATCGTTGCCGCCTGTACGCTGGCAGCGCCTGCCGCCGCGCAGGCGCCGTGGCGCGACGTCACGCCAAAGGCCGGACTGGCAGGCTGGTCGATCACCGGGGGCAACGCGCCCTATCGCGTCGAGAATGGCGAACTGATCGGCCGCGCCGCGCCCAAGACGCCGAACAGCTGGCTCGTCTCGGACCAGCAATATGGCGACTTCATCGTCGAGTTCGAGGCGAAGACCGATCCCACGCTGAATTCGGGCATGATGATCCGCGGCCAGCGTCGGCCCGACTACCGGAACGGCGTCGTGCACGGCTATCAGGCCGAAATCGATCCATCGAAGCGCGGCTGGAGCGGCGGCCTCTATGACGAGCAGCGCCGCCAGTGGCTCTATACGCTCGGTCGCAACGACGCGGCGCGTGCGGCCTTCAAACCGGGGGACTGGAATCGGTATCGGGTGGAGGCGATCGGCAACCGTATCCGCACTTGGGTCAACGGCGTCCCGGCCACCGATCTGGTCGACGACACCGATGCGCGCGGCTTCATCGCGCTTCAGGTCCATTCGGTTTCGGACGAGGTCGCGGCCAGGAACCCCGAGGTCCGCTTCCGCAAGATCCGCGTCATCACCGACCGGCCGGCGCGGCATGCCCTGCCCGAGACCAAGCTCGAACAGATCGGTTGGCTGACCAATCGGCTGAGCCCCGGCGAGCAGCGCACCGGCTGGAAGCTGCTGTGGGACGGGCGGACCACCGCCGGCTGGCGGAGCGCGAAGGGACCGACCTTCCCCGCCAAGGGCTGGGCGATCCGCGACGGCATCCTGTCGGTCGAACCCTCAGGCGGCGGCGAGTCGACCAATGGCGGCGACATCATCACCACGCGCGATTATCGCAATTTCGAGCTGTCGGTCGATTTCCGCCTGACGCCCGGCGCGAACAGCGGGATCAAGTATTTCGTCGATCCGAACCTGCTCAAGGGCGAGGGATCGGCGATCGGGCTGGAATATCAACTGCTCGACGATGCACGGCATCCCGATGCCAAGATGGGCCGCGACGGCAACCGGACTCTGGGATCGCTCTACGACCTCATCACCGCGCGCAACCTGTCGGACCCGGACAGCCCGGGCAAGCGCATCAACCCGCCGGGCGAATGGAACCGCGCGCTGCTGATCGTGCGCGGCAACCATGTCGAGCACTGGCTGAACGGCTTCAAGGTCGTCGAGTATGAGCGCGGCTCGCCCGAGTTCCGGCGACTGGTCGCGATGAGCAAATACGCCAAATGGCCGCGCTTCGGCGAATGGGAATCGGGTCCGATCCTGCTTCAGGATCACGGCGACCGCGTCGATTTCCGCTCGATCAAGCTGCGCGAACGCTAA
- a CDS encoding TonB-dependent receptor codes for MQFDFKRSIRASTSLAALLIALPAAAQTSDPAPAAAPQDSDSNADIVVTGFRASLNQALLQKREETAAVDSIVAEDIGKFPDSNLAESMQRIPGVALSRGDGGEGRNISVRGLGAQFTRVRINGMEGVSQVSGTDIRGGVASGRSFDFVTFPTEIFSSLSVRKTTSADVEEGSLGATVDLRAPKPFDTTKDFNFSATARGIYNDIAKQVDPRLSALVSKQFGSNFGILGSIAYSKRHIDEYAYSAVDVVPTYTYGQAQPAGTPNAGVVFPFCTPVGYVYNGAPTISPVPGFANGGNSVGADANNCSTNNPRTGTAAAYDYIMSRRGVSGRPGGGVFLPRLPRPVKSSQEQERLAGTLTVQWKPSDNTDISIDGLYSRFKVDRLDTMIDARSFGRAASNQGQPMTSVRDIEVDENGSLVYGLFDGVDLRSEMQDEAFTSEFRQANFNFDHRFSDTVRLYGLAGISESKLDIDRLQVAIDSNDTRNFSIDFRDNPHIPTIGYGLDLTNPANFQYGPPLANGAQRGQLSNFIRRNTIISKTFELNGDWEAAPGFTVQLGGQYRTNEYTARERQLQTNTPLALPAGVSIADFAFVTSGVGKNLNGQLQDFVSIDPDKFRNAVGFDSYGYCNIECAKGSYGGVKETYKSGYLMVKFNTEDTLPFTLRGDAGVRYVNTKLETYGAIPAAAPAGSPFPSRYLISEVDRSYEDWLPSLNLALDVTSDIVARFSAARVMSRPAYGQLIPSGSANINIQTASISNPFLDPIRANTLDASLEWYFAPGSLISIAYFYKDIETFIQSTRDLVPFRDLGLPLSLLENTGTGVTPDNLFTVTRNNNTPGGPLSGVEVNAQIPFRFLPGALSNFGVLANFTRVRSTINYIISPTASTTASLTGLSPETASGTLYYEDKKFSIRSTINYRSSFLTSVPGGGSVDADSLSNSSSIFVDASASYNLTDNIKLIAEASNLTNETNRLTADSVRQDPLYTAYFGRTFALAVNLTF; via the coding sequence GTGCAATTCGATTTCAAGCGCAGCATCCGTGCATCGACCAGCCTTGCGGCATTGCTCATCGCATTGCCGGCGGCGGCGCAGACCAGCGATCCGGCTCCGGCCGCCGCGCCGCAGGACAGCGACAGCAACGCCGACATCGTCGTCACCGGCTTTCGCGCTTCGCTCAACCAGGCGCTCCTTCAGAAGCGTGAGGAAACCGCCGCAGTCGACAGCATCGTTGCCGAAGATATCGGCAAGTTCCCCGACTCGAACCTGGCCGAATCGATGCAGCGCATCCCGGGCGTCGCGCTGTCGCGCGGCGACGGCGGTGAGGGGCGCAACATCTCGGTCCGCGGCCTCGGCGCGCAGTTCACGCGCGTGCGCATCAACGGCATGGAGGGCGTGAGCCAGGTCAGCGGCACCGACATCCGCGGCGGCGTCGCCAGCGGCCGGTCGTTCGACTTCGTGACCTTCCCGACCGAGATCTTCTCGTCGCTGTCGGTGCGCAAGACGACCTCGGCCGATGTCGAGGAAGGCTCGCTCGGCGCCACCGTCGACCTGCGCGCGCCAAAGCCCTTCGACACGACGAAGGACTTCAACTTCTCGGCGACCGCGCGCGGCATCTACAACGACATCGCCAAACAGGTCGATCCGCGCCTGTCGGCGCTCGTCTCCAAGCAGTTCGGCAGCAATTTCGGCATCCTCGGCAGCATCGCCTATTCAAAGCGGCACATCGACGAATATGCCTATTCGGCGGTCGATGTCGTGCCGACCTATACCTATGGTCAGGCGCAGCCCGCCGGCACGCCCAATGCAGGCGTCGTCTTCCCGTTCTGCACGCCGGTCGGCTATGTCTACAACGGCGCACCGACGATCAGCCCGGTGCCGGGCTTCGCCAATGGCGGTAATTCGGTCGGCGCCGACGCCAACAATTGCAGCACCAACAATCCGCGCACCGGCACGGCCGCAGCCTATGACTATATTATGAGCCGGCGGGGTGTATCCGGCCGCCCCGGCGGCGGCGTGTTCCTCCCCCGCCTGCCGCGTCCGGTGAAGTCGAGCCAGGAGCAGGAGCGCCTCGCCGGCACGCTGACCGTGCAGTGGAAGCCGAGCGACAACACCGACATCTCGATCGACGGGCTCTATTCGCGTTTCAAGGTCGACCGCCTCGACACGATGATCGACGCGCGTTCGTTCGGCCGCGCCGCCTCGAACCAGGGTCAGCCGATGACGTCGGTGCGCGATATCGAGGTCGATGAGAACGGATCGCTCGTCTACGGCCTGTTCGACGGCGTCGACCTGCGCTCTGAGATGCAGGACGAGGCGTTCACTTCCGAATTCCGGCAGGCCAACTTCAACTTCGACCACCGCTTCTCCGACACTGTGCGCCTCTATGGTCTGGCGGGCATTAGCGAATCGAAGCTCGACATCGACCGTCTTCAGGTTGCGATCGACTCGAACGACACGCGCAACTTCTCGATCGACTTCCGCGACAATCCGCACATCCCGACGATCGGCTATGGCCTCGACCTCACCAATCCGGCCAACTTCCAGTACGGTCCGCCGCTCGCCAACGGCGCGCAGCGCGGGCAGCTGTCGAACTTCATCCGTCGCAATACGATCATCAGCAAGACGTTCGAACTGAACGGCGACTGGGAAGCCGCACCGGGCTTCACCGTCCAGCTGGGCGGCCAGTATCGAACCAACGAATATACCGCGCGCGAGCGGCAGCTTCAGACCAACACCCCGCTGGCGCTGCCGGCTGGCGTGTCGATCGCCGACTTCGCGTTCGTCACGTCGGGCGTCGGCAAGAACCTGAACGGCCAGCTTCAGGACTTCGTCTCGATCGATCCCGACAAGTTCCGCAACGCCGTCGGCTTCGACAGCTACGGCTATTGCAACATCGAGTGCGCCAAGGGTTCGTATGGCGGCGTCAAGGAGACGTACAAGTCGGGCTATCTGATGGTAAAGTTCAACACCGAGGATACGCTGCCCTTCACGCTGCGCGGTGATGCCGGTGTCCGCTACGTCAACACCAAGCTCGAAACCTATGGCGCGATTCCGGCGGCGGCGCCCGCGGGGTCGCCCTTTCCCTCGCGCTACCTGATTTCGGAAGTCGATCGATCGTACGAGGATTGGCTGCCCTCGCTCAACCTTGCGCTCGACGTCACGTCGGACATCGTCGCCCGCTTCTCGGCCGCGCGCGTGATGTCGCGTCCGGCGTACGGCCAGCTTATCCCCAGCGGATCGGCGAACATCAACATCCAGACCGCCTCGATCAGCAACCCGTTCCTCGATCCCATTCGTGCCAACACGCTCGATGCGTCGCTCGAATGGTATTTCGCGCCGGGGTCGCTGATCTCGATCGCCTATTTCTACAAGGACATCGAAACCTTCATACAGTCGACGCGCGACCTGGTGCCGTTCCGCGACCTGGGTCTGCCGCTGTCGCTGCTGGAAAATACGGGAACCGGCGTCACGCCCGACAATCTCTTCACCGTGACGCGCAACAACAACACGCCGGGCGGCCCGCTGAGCGGGGTGGAGGTCAACGCCCAGATCCCGTTCCGCTTCCTGCCGGGCGCACTTAGCAACTTCGGCGTGCTGGCCAACTTCACGCGCGTGCGGTCGACGATCAACTACATTATCTCGCCCACCGCCTCGACGACGGCGTCGCTGACCGGCCTGTCGCCCGAAACGGCGAGCGGCACGCTCTATTACGAGGACAAGAAGTTCAGCATTCGCTCGACGATCAACTATCGCTCGTCGTTCCTGACCAGCGTGCCGGGCGGCGGATCGGTCGATGCGGATTCGCTGTCGAACTCGAGCTCGATCTTCGTCGATGCCTCCGCCTCGTACAACCTGACCGACAACATCAAGCTGATCGCCGAGGCATCGAACCTGACCAACGAGACCAACCGGCTGACGGCGGATTCGGTGCGACAGGATCCGCTCTACACCGCCTATTTCGGTCGCACCTTCGCCCTGGCGGTGAACCTGACGTTCTAA
- a CDS encoding methyltransferase regulatory domain-containing protein yields MQASWSDGYVADLDYTYGYYRELNPTMLRLACLAANVQPPDIDDCTYLELGFGQGVSINMHAAAAPGRYWGADFNPAHALHARTLAGVSGADAALSDDSFASLAARDDLPAFDVIALHGVWSWISDANRAAILDIIDRRLKPGGIVFLSYNCQPGWAATMPVRHLMARHIDYAATRSTDIPALIDKAITFARELAGAGGRYFAENAGAEPFLAQIAGSNRHYLAHEYFNADWQVGYFSGVSDALGTVKLSYAASARLLDHLPDYALRPSEAQILGSIAHPIMRETVRDFLVNQKFRMDIFVKGARPLGSVDARRHWQETAFALVLPVATIGYRHPTPQGELTLDERIYRPVVKYLATDGYRAKTVKEISEAASLSGFDIRELLSALMMLTGLGIAQPAREATPAQRRRCDALNRHLCEQALASADIQVLASPVLGGGKAVPQEHQLIVLAILAGMRTPDEQASYLANAFDAHDLKLQREGRAIPPGPAAIGAFRAIAARFEAEGQAALLTGLGILPPAEARSAGDPDLTMLSGEACVAEPLLR; encoded by the coding sequence ATGCAGGCCAGCTGGTCGGACGGCTATGTCGCCGACCTTGATTATACCTATGGCTATTACCGCGAGCTCAATCCGACGATGCTTCGGCTCGCCTGCCTCGCGGCCAATGTACAGCCGCCGGACATCGACGATTGCACCTATCTGGAGCTGGGTTTCGGCCAGGGTGTGTCGATCAACATGCACGCGGCCGCGGCGCCTGGGCGCTATTGGGGCGCAGACTTCAACCCCGCGCACGCGCTGCACGCACGGACGCTGGCGGGCGTATCGGGCGCCGATGCCGCGCTGTCGGACGACAGCTTTGCCAGCTTGGCGGCGCGTGACGACCTGCCGGCGTTCGACGTCATCGCGCTGCATGGCGTCTGGAGCTGGATCTCGGACGCGAACCGCGCCGCGATCCTCGACATCATCGATCGCCGGCTGAAGCCGGGCGGCATCGTCTTCCTCAGCTATAATTGTCAGCCCGGCTGGGCAGCGACGATGCCGGTACGCCACCTGATGGCGCGCCACATCGACTATGCCGCGACCCGTTCGACCGACATCCCCGCACTGATCGACAAGGCGATCACCTTCGCCCGCGAACTCGCCGGTGCCGGCGGCCGCTATTTCGCCGAGAATGCGGGCGCAGAGCCGTTCCTGGCGCAGATCGCCGGCAGCAATCGCCACTATCTGGCCCATGAGTATTTCAATGCGGACTGGCAGGTCGGCTATTTCTCGGGTGTCAGCGACGCGCTCGGGACGGTGAAGCTCAGCTATGCCGCCTCGGCCCGGCTGCTCGACCATCTGCCCGACTATGCGCTGCGACCGAGCGAGGCGCAGATTCTCGGCTCGATCGCGCATCCCATCATGCGCGAGACCGTGCGCGACTTCCTCGTCAACCAGAAGTTCCGGATGGACATCTTCGTCAAGGGCGCGCGACCGCTCGGCAGCGTCGATGCGCGGCGACATTGGCAGGAAACCGCCTTCGCCCTCGTCCTGCCTGTCGCCACGATCGGCTATCGGCACCCGACTCCGCAAGGCGAGCTGACGCTCGACGAGCGCATCTATCGGCCCGTGGTCAAGTATCTCGCGACCGATGGTTATCGCGCCAAGACCGTCAAGGAGATCAGCGAGGCCGCCTCGCTCTCGGGTTTCGACATCCGCGAGTTGCTGAGCGCACTCATGATGCTGACGGGGCTCGGCATCGCCCAGCCCGCGCGCGAGGCGACGCCCGCGCAACGTCGGCGCTGCGACGCGCTCAACCGGCATCTGTGCGAGCAGGCGCTCGCCTCCGCCGACATCCAGGTGCTCGCCTCGCCGGTGCTGGGCGGTGGCAAGGCGGTGCCGCAGGAGCACCAGCTGATCGTCCTGGCGATCCTGGCGGGCATGCGAACGCCCGACGAACAAGCGTCTTACCTGGCCAATGCCTTCGACGCGCACGACCTCAAGCTCCAGCGGGAGGGTCGTGCCATTCCACCCGGTCCGGCCGCGATCGGCGCCTTTCGCGCGATCGCCGCCAGGTTCGAGGCCGAGGGTCAAGCGGCGCTGCTGACCGGGCTCGGCATCCTCCCGCCGGCGGAGGCGCGATCGGCCGGCGATCCCGACCTGACGATGCTCAGCGGTGAAGCGTGCGTGGCGGAGCCCCTGCTGCGTTAG